In Monodelphis domestica isolate mMonDom1 chromosome 3, mMonDom1.pri, whole genome shotgun sequence, the following proteins share a genomic window:
- the RFX1 gene encoding MHC class II regulatory factor RFX1 isoform X5, producing the protein MATQAYVTELQAAPQPPQPQQAPPQAQPQPPPPPPPPPPPPPPAAPQQPTPPPPPPPPPPPPPPAAATSQPQYVSELQSPQPQPANQKQYVTEIPAPPAQSQPSGQPAPAPAPQQFIVVTVSEGAMRASDTVSEASPGSTASQSGVPTQVVQQVQATPQRLLVQASVQAKPGAVSPLQLTSIQVPQQRLVVQSSAQASKGGPASLTVHSVQQAHSPPERSPGQGNSSTSKAGSVQQLQRSVVQTAPQTSKSGSVQQLTVQGLQPVHVTQECSGSQFPARKGEQQEPAAEPPGVRAEPGERAGEAPLLLECSSEAPQLGSGSPEPRLHYLPAAAAAAAAAAAAEPGSEQWVELVRVLPQQLLLPQQKVVIEPLPGLSSRASPDQRVRIQRVPQVLVFGTAATALKVQQLQQVPVQHVYPGQVQYVEGGDASYTASTIRSGTYPYTETPLYTQNAGTSYYESQGTTAQVSTPATSQAVASSGSVPMYVSGGQIVTNSSGSSSGGGGGGGAGTYVIQGGYMLGSSSQSYSHTTRASPATVQWLLDNYETAEGVSLPRSTLYCHYLLHCQEQKLEPVNAASFGKLIRSVFMGLRTRRLGTRGNSKYHYYGLRIKANSPLLRLMEDQQHMAMRGQPFSQKQRLKPIQKMEGMTNGVAVGQQQAAGLSDISAQVQQYQQFLDASRSLPEFTELDLQGKVLPEGIGPEDIKAFQVLYREHCEAIVDVMINLQFTLVETLWKTFWRYNLNQPSEATPLAVHDEAEKRLPKSSLVLLSKYEPVLKWTKDCDNLLYQGLVEILIPDVLRPIPSALTQAIRNFAKSLESWLTNAMMNIPEEMVRVKVAAASAFAQTLRRYTSLNHLAQAARAVLQNTAQINQMLSDLNRVDFANVQEQASWVCRCEDRVVQRLEQDFKVTLQQQNSLEQWAGWLDGVVSQVLKPYQGSASFPKAAKLFLLKWSFYSSMVIRDLTLRSAASFGSFHLIRLLYDEYMYYLIEHRVAQAKGETPIAVMGEFANLASSLNPLDPDKDEEEEEEEESEDELPQEISLNSSESTALSSESLEPPAKLARTEGRGIFVQALPSS; encoded by the exons ATGGCAACACAGGCCTACGTTACTGAGCTTCAGGCAGCCCCTCAACCACCACAGCCTCAACAAGCCCCTCCTCAGGCTCAGCCccagccaccaccaccaccaccaccaccaccaccaccaccaccaccagcggCCCCTCAGCAgccaacaccaccaccaccaccaccaccaccaccaccaccaccaccacctgctGCTGCCACCTCCCAGCCACAGTATGTTAGTGAACTGCAGAGCCCACAGCCCCAACCTGCCAACCAGAAACAGTATGTGACTGAGATCCCAGCCCCCCCAGCACAGTCACAGCCCAGTGGCCAGCCTGCCCCAGCCCCGGCCCCCCAGCAGTTTATCGTGGTGACAGTCTCTG AAGGGGCCATGAGGGCCAGTGATACCGTCTCAGAAGCCAGCCCAGGCTCCACTGCCAGCCAGTCTGGAGTGCCAACACAGGTGGTCCAACAGGTCCAGGCCACACCGCAG CGGCTGCTGGTCCAGGCAAGTGTGCAGGCCAAGCCTGGTGCTGTGTCCCCTCTGCAGCTTACCAGCATCCAAGTGCCCCAGCAG CGACTTGTGGTGCAGAGCTCAGCTCAGgccagcaaagggggcccagccTCGCTCACTGTCCATAGTGTCCAGCAGGCGCACTCCCCCCCAGAG CGTTCACCAGGacaggggaacagctccaccagcaaagcTGGCTCCGTGCAGCAGCTCCAG AGATCTGTGGTACAGACTGCTCCGCAGACATCCAAATCAGGCTCAGTGCAGCAGCTGACAGTGCAAGGGTTGCAACCGGTCCACGTCACCCAAGAG TGCTCAGGCAGTCAGTTCCCCGCTAGGAAGGGAGAGCAGCAGGAGCCAGCAGCAGAGCCGCCCGGGGTGCGGGCCGAGCCGGGCGAGCGGGCCGGAGAGGCGCCCCTGTTGTTAGAGTGCAGTAGCGAGGCCCCGCAGTTAGGCAGCGGCAGCCCGGAGCCCCGGCTCCATTACCTgccggcggcagcggcggcagcggcggcggcggcagcggccgAGCCGGGCTCCGAGCAGTGGGTGGAGCTGGTGCGCGTGCTCCCCCAGCAGCTGCTCCTGCCCCAGCAGAAAGTGGTGATCGAGCCCCTGCCGGGGCTCTCCTCCCGGGCCAGCCCCGACCAGAGAGTCAGGATCCAGAGAGTCCCCCAGGTGCTAGTGTTCGGCACTGCAGCCACAGCCCTGAAA GTGCAACAGCTCCAGCAGGTGCCTGTGCAGCATGTGTACCCTGGCCAGGTGCAGTATGTGGAGGGCGGTGATGCCAGCTACACAGCCAGCACCAT CCGCTCAGGTACCTACCCCTACACAGAGACACCACTATACACCCAGAATGCGGGCACCAGCTACTATGAGTCCCAGGGCACAACCGCGCAGGTCAGCACACCTGCCACCTCACAGGCTGTGGCGAGTAGTGGCTCAGTGCCCATGTATGTGTCGGGTGGCCAGATCGTCACCAACTCTAGTGGCTCAAGCAGTGGAGGGGGCGGCGGGGGCGGCGCCGGCACCTACGTGATCCAGGGCGGCTACATGTTGGGCAGCTCCAGCCAGTCGTACTCACATACCACCCGTGCCTCACCAGCCACT GTCCAGTGGCTGCTGGATAACTATGAGACGGCTGAGGGGGTAAGCTTGCCCCGCAGCACCCTCTATTGCCACTACCTCCTGCACTGCCAGGAGCAGAAGCTAGAGCCCGTCAATGCTGCCTCTTTTGGCAAGCTCATTCGCTCTGTTTTCATGGGCCTCCGCACTCGCCGACTTGGCACGAG GGGGAACTCCAAATACCATTACTATGGCCTGCGTATCAAAGCCAACTCTCCACTGCTACGCCTGATGGAGGACCAGCAACATATGGCCATGCGGGGCCAGCCCTTCTCTCAGAAGCAGAG ACTTAAACCAATCCAGAAGATGGAGGGTATGACCAACGGTGTGGCAGTAGGACAGCAGCAGGCAGCAGGCCTGTCTGACATCAGTGCCCAAGTCCAGCAGTACCAGCAGTTCTTGG ATGCCTCAAGGAGCCTGCCAGAATTCACTGAGCTGGATCTCCAGGGCAAGGTGCTACCTGAGGGGATTGGGCCCGAAGACATCAAGGCCTTCCAGGTCCTGTACCGGGAGCATTGTGAG GCCATTGTGGATGTCATGATTAACCTACAGTTTACGCTGGTAGAGACCCTGTGGAAGACTTTCTGGAGGTACAACCTCAATCAGCCCAGCGAGGCCACCCCCCTGGCTGT CCACGATGAAGCAGAGAAGCGGCTGCCCAAGAGCAGCCTGGTGCTCCTCTCCAAGTATGAGCCTGTGCTCAAGTGGACCAAGGACTGTGACAACCTGCTGTACCAGGGCCTGGTGGAGATCCTTATCCCCGATGTGCTGCGGCCCATCCCCA GTGCCTTGACACAAGCAATTCGGAATTTTGCCAAGAGCCTAGAGAGCTGGCTCACCAATGCCATGATGAACATCCCTGAAGAGATGGTTCGGGTGAAG GTGGCTGCAGCCAGTGCTTTTGCACAAACACTTCGGCGCTATACCTCCCTCAATCACCTGGCCCAGGCAGCCCGGGCCGTGCTTCAGAACACGGCCCAAATCAACCAGATGCTCAGCGACCTCAACCGCGTTGACTTTGCCAATGTGCAG GAGCAGGCCTCATGGGTATGCCGCTGTGAGGACCGTGTCGTGCAGCGCCTGGAGCAGGACTTCAAGGTGACGCTTCAGCAGCAGAACTCGCTGGAGCAGTGGGCAGGCTGGCTGGATGGCGTGGTGAGCCAAGTGCTCAAGCCCTATCAGGGCAGTGCCAGCTTTCCCAAGGCTGCCAAGCTCTTCCTTCTCAAGTGGTCTTTCTACAG CTCCATGGTCATCCGGGACCTGACCCTGCGCAGTGCGGCCAGCTTCGGCTCATTTCACCTGATCCGTCTCTTGTATGATGAGTACATGTACTACCTGATTGAGCACCGAGTGGCCCAGGCCAAGGGAGAGACCCCCATCGCTGTCATGGGCGAG TTTGCCAACCTGGCCAGTTCCCTGAACCCCCTGGATCCTGACAAAG atgaagaggaggaagaagaggaggagagtgaAGATGAACTGCCCCAAGAGATCTCTCTCAACTCCAGTGAGTCAACTGCCCTCAGCTCAGAGTCCCTGGAGCCTCCTGCCAAGCTGGCGAGGACTGAAGGACGGGGCATCTTCGtgcaggccctgccctcaagctAA
- the RFX1 gene encoding MHC class II regulatory factor RFX1 isoform X10, with amino-acid sequence MATQAYVTELQAAPQPPQPQQAPPQAQPQPPPPPPPPPPPPPPAAPQQPTPPPPPPPPPPPPPPAAATSQPQYVSELQSPQPQPANQKQYVTEIPAPPAQSQPSGQPAPAPAPQQFIVVTVSEGAMRASDTVSEASPGSTASQSGVPTQVVQQVQATPQRLLVQASVQAKPGAVSPLQLTSIQVPQQRLVVQSSAQASKGGPASLTVHSVQQAHSPPEVQQLQQVPVQHVYPGQVQYVEGGDASYTASTIRSGTYPYTETPLYTQNAGTSYYESQGTTAQVSTPATSQAVASSGSVPMYVSGGQIVTNSSGSSSGGGGGGGAGTYVIQGGYMLGSSSQSYSHTTRASPATVQWLLDNYETAEGVSLPRSTLYCHYLLHCQEQKLEPVNAASFGKLIRSVFMGLRTRRLGTRGNSKYHYYGLRIKANSPLLRLMEDQQHMAMRGQPFSQKQRLKPIQKMEGMTNGVAVGQQQAAGLSDISAQVQQYQQFLDASRSLPEFTELDLQGKVLPEGIGPEDIKAFQVLYREHCEAIVDVMINLQFTLVETLWKTFWRYNLNQPSEATPLAVHDEAEKRLPKSSLVLLSKYEPVLKWTKDCDNLLYQGLVEILIPDVLRPIPSALTQAIRNFAKSLESWLTNAMMNIPEEMVRVKVAAASAFAQTLRRYTSLNHLAQAARAVLQNTAQINQMLSDLNRVDFANVQEQASWVCRCEDRVVQRLEQDFKVTLQQQNSLEQWAGWLDGVVSQVLKPYQGSASFPKAAKLFLLKWSFYSSMVIRDLTLRSAASFGSFHLIRLLYDEYMYYLIEHRVAQAKGETPIAVMGEFANLASSLNPLDPDKDEEEEEEEESEDELPQEISLNSSESTALSSESLEPPAKLARTEGRGIFVQALPSS; translated from the exons ATGGCAACACAGGCCTACGTTACTGAGCTTCAGGCAGCCCCTCAACCACCACAGCCTCAACAAGCCCCTCCTCAGGCTCAGCCccagccaccaccaccaccaccaccaccaccaccaccaccaccaccagcggCCCCTCAGCAgccaacaccaccaccaccaccaccaccaccaccaccaccaccaccacctgctGCTGCCACCTCCCAGCCACAGTATGTTAGTGAACTGCAGAGCCCACAGCCCCAACCTGCCAACCAGAAACAGTATGTGACTGAGATCCCAGCCCCCCCAGCACAGTCACAGCCCAGTGGCCAGCCTGCCCCAGCCCCGGCCCCCCAGCAGTTTATCGTGGTGACAGTCTCTG AAGGGGCCATGAGGGCCAGTGATACCGTCTCAGAAGCCAGCCCAGGCTCCACTGCCAGCCAGTCTGGAGTGCCAACACAGGTGGTCCAACAGGTCCAGGCCACACCGCAG CGGCTGCTGGTCCAGGCAAGTGTGCAGGCCAAGCCTGGTGCTGTGTCCCCTCTGCAGCTTACCAGCATCCAAGTGCCCCAGCAG CGACTTGTGGTGCAGAGCTCAGCTCAGgccagcaaagggggcccagccTCGCTCACTGTCCATAGTGTCCAGCAGGCGCACTCCCCCCCAGAG GTGCAACAGCTCCAGCAGGTGCCTGTGCAGCATGTGTACCCTGGCCAGGTGCAGTATGTGGAGGGCGGTGATGCCAGCTACACAGCCAGCACCAT CCGCTCAGGTACCTACCCCTACACAGAGACACCACTATACACCCAGAATGCGGGCACCAGCTACTATGAGTCCCAGGGCACAACCGCGCAGGTCAGCACACCTGCCACCTCACAGGCTGTGGCGAGTAGTGGCTCAGTGCCCATGTATGTGTCGGGTGGCCAGATCGTCACCAACTCTAGTGGCTCAAGCAGTGGAGGGGGCGGCGGGGGCGGCGCCGGCACCTACGTGATCCAGGGCGGCTACATGTTGGGCAGCTCCAGCCAGTCGTACTCACATACCACCCGTGCCTCACCAGCCACT GTCCAGTGGCTGCTGGATAACTATGAGACGGCTGAGGGGGTAAGCTTGCCCCGCAGCACCCTCTATTGCCACTACCTCCTGCACTGCCAGGAGCAGAAGCTAGAGCCCGTCAATGCTGCCTCTTTTGGCAAGCTCATTCGCTCTGTTTTCATGGGCCTCCGCACTCGCCGACTTGGCACGAG GGGGAACTCCAAATACCATTACTATGGCCTGCGTATCAAAGCCAACTCTCCACTGCTACGCCTGATGGAGGACCAGCAACATATGGCCATGCGGGGCCAGCCCTTCTCTCAGAAGCAGAG ACTTAAACCAATCCAGAAGATGGAGGGTATGACCAACGGTGTGGCAGTAGGACAGCAGCAGGCAGCAGGCCTGTCTGACATCAGTGCCCAAGTCCAGCAGTACCAGCAGTTCTTGG ATGCCTCAAGGAGCCTGCCAGAATTCACTGAGCTGGATCTCCAGGGCAAGGTGCTACCTGAGGGGATTGGGCCCGAAGACATCAAGGCCTTCCAGGTCCTGTACCGGGAGCATTGTGAG GCCATTGTGGATGTCATGATTAACCTACAGTTTACGCTGGTAGAGACCCTGTGGAAGACTTTCTGGAGGTACAACCTCAATCAGCCCAGCGAGGCCACCCCCCTGGCTGT CCACGATGAAGCAGAGAAGCGGCTGCCCAAGAGCAGCCTGGTGCTCCTCTCCAAGTATGAGCCTGTGCTCAAGTGGACCAAGGACTGTGACAACCTGCTGTACCAGGGCCTGGTGGAGATCCTTATCCCCGATGTGCTGCGGCCCATCCCCA GTGCCTTGACACAAGCAATTCGGAATTTTGCCAAGAGCCTAGAGAGCTGGCTCACCAATGCCATGATGAACATCCCTGAAGAGATGGTTCGGGTGAAG GTGGCTGCAGCCAGTGCTTTTGCACAAACACTTCGGCGCTATACCTCCCTCAATCACCTGGCCCAGGCAGCCCGGGCCGTGCTTCAGAACACGGCCCAAATCAACCAGATGCTCAGCGACCTCAACCGCGTTGACTTTGCCAATGTGCAG GAGCAGGCCTCATGGGTATGCCGCTGTGAGGACCGTGTCGTGCAGCGCCTGGAGCAGGACTTCAAGGTGACGCTTCAGCAGCAGAACTCGCTGGAGCAGTGGGCAGGCTGGCTGGATGGCGTGGTGAGCCAAGTGCTCAAGCCCTATCAGGGCAGTGCCAGCTTTCCCAAGGCTGCCAAGCTCTTCCTTCTCAAGTGGTCTTTCTACAG CTCCATGGTCATCCGGGACCTGACCCTGCGCAGTGCGGCCAGCTTCGGCTCATTTCACCTGATCCGTCTCTTGTATGATGAGTACATGTACTACCTGATTGAGCACCGAGTGGCCCAGGCCAAGGGAGAGACCCCCATCGCTGTCATGGGCGAG TTTGCCAACCTGGCCAGTTCCCTGAACCCCCTGGATCCTGACAAAG atgaagaggaggaagaagaggaggagagtgaAGATGAACTGCCCCAAGAGATCTCTCTCAACTCCAGTGAGTCAACTGCCCTCAGCTCAGAGTCCCTGGAGCCTCCTGCCAAGCTGGCGAGGACTGAAGGACGGGGCATCTTCGtgcaggccctgccctcaagctAA
- the RFX1 gene encoding MHC class II regulatory factor RFX1 isoform X8: MATQAYVTELQAAPQPPQPQQAPPQAQPQPPPPPPPPPPPPPPAAPQQPTPPPPPPPPPPPPPPAAATSQPQYVSELQSPQPQPANQKQYVTEIPAPPAQSQPSGQPAPAPAPQQFIVVTVSEGAMRASDTVSEASPGSTASQSGVPTQVVQQVQATPQRLLVQASVQAKPGAVSPLQLTSIQVPQQRLVVQSSAQASKGGPASLTVHSVQQAHSPPERSPGQGNSSTSKAGSVQQLQRSVVQTAPQTSKSGSVQQLTVQGLQPVHVTQEVQQLQQVPVQHVYPGQVQYVEGGDASYTASTIRSGTYPYTETPLYTQNAGTSYYESQGTTAQVSTPATSQAVASSGSVPMYVSGGQIVTNSSGSSSGGGGGGGAGTYVIQGGYMLGSSSQSYSHTTRASPATVQWLLDNYETAEGVSLPRSTLYCHYLLHCQEQKLEPVNAASFGKLIRSVFMGLRTRRLGTRGNSKYHYYGLRIKANSPLLRLMEDQQHMAMRGQPFSQKQRLKPIQKMEGMTNGVAVGQQQAAGLSDISAQVQQYQQFLDASRSLPEFTELDLQGKVLPEGIGPEDIKAFQVLYREHCEAIVDVMINLQFTLVETLWKTFWRYNLNQPSEATPLAVHDEAEKRLPKSSLVLLSKYEPVLKWTKDCDNLLYQGLVEILIPDVLRPIPSALTQAIRNFAKSLESWLTNAMMNIPEEMVRVKVAAASAFAQTLRRYTSLNHLAQAARAVLQNTAQINQMLSDLNRVDFANVQEQASWVCRCEDRVVQRLEQDFKVTLQQQNSLEQWAGWLDGVVSQVLKPYQGSASFPKAAKLFLLKWSFYSSMVIRDLTLRSAASFGSFHLIRLLYDEYMYYLIEHRVAQAKGETPIAVMGEFANLASSLNPLDPDKDEEEEEEEESEDELPQEISLNSSESTALSSESLEPPAKLARTEGRGIFVQALPSS, from the exons ATGGCAACACAGGCCTACGTTACTGAGCTTCAGGCAGCCCCTCAACCACCACAGCCTCAACAAGCCCCTCCTCAGGCTCAGCCccagccaccaccaccaccaccaccaccaccaccaccaccaccaccagcggCCCCTCAGCAgccaacaccaccaccaccaccaccaccaccaccaccaccaccaccacctgctGCTGCCACCTCCCAGCCACAGTATGTTAGTGAACTGCAGAGCCCACAGCCCCAACCTGCCAACCAGAAACAGTATGTGACTGAGATCCCAGCCCCCCCAGCACAGTCACAGCCCAGTGGCCAGCCTGCCCCAGCCCCGGCCCCCCAGCAGTTTATCGTGGTGACAGTCTCTG AAGGGGCCATGAGGGCCAGTGATACCGTCTCAGAAGCCAGCCCAGGCTCCACTGCCAGCCAGTCTGGAGTGCCAACACAGGTGGTCCAACAGGTCCAGGCCACACCGCAG CGGCTGCTGGTCCAGGCAAGTGTGCAGGCCAAGCCTGGTGCTGTGTCCCCTCTGCAGCTTACCAGCATCCAAGTGCCCCAGCAG CGACTTGTGGTGCAGAGCTCAGCTCAGgccagcaaagggggcccagccTCGCTCACTGTCCATAGTGTCCAGCAGGCGCACTCCCCCCCAGAG CGTTCACCAGGacaggggaacagctccaccagcaaagcTGGCTCCGTGCAGCAGCTCCAG AGATCTGTGGTACAGACTGCTCCGCAGACATCCAAATCAGGCTCAGTGCAGCAGCTGACAGTGCAAGGGTTGCAACCGGTCCACGTCACCCAAGAG GTGCAACAGCTCCAGCAGGTGCCTGTGCAGCATGTGTACCCTGGCCAGGTGCAGTATGTGGAGGGCGGTGATGCCAGCTACACAGCCAGCACCAT CCGCTCAGGTACCTACCCCTACACAGAGACACCACTATACACCCAGAATGCGGGCACCAGCTACTATGAGTCCCAGGGCACAACCGCGCAGGTCAGCACACCTGCCACCTCACAGGCTGTGGCGAGTAGTGGCTCAGTGCCCATGTATGTGTCGGGTGGCCAGATCGTCACCAACTCTAGTGGCTCAAGCAGTGGAGGGGGCGGCGGGGGCGGCGCCGGCACCTACGTGATCCAGGGCGGCTACATGTTGGGCAGCTCCAGCCAGTCGTACTCACATACCACCCGTGCCTCACCAGCCACT GTCCAGTGGCTGCTGGATAACTATGAGACGGCTGAGGGGGTAAGCTTGCCCCGCAGCACCCTCTATTGCCACTACCTCCTGCACTGCCAGGAGCAGAAGCTAGAGCCCGTCAATGCTGCCTCTTTTGGCAAGCTCATTCGCTCTGTTTTCATGGGCCTCCGCACTCGCCGACTTGGCACGAG GGGGAACTCCAAATACCATTACTATGGCCTGCGTATCAAAGCCAACTCTCCACTGCTACGCCTGATGGAGGACCAGCAACATATGGCCATGCGGGGCCAGCCCTTCTCTCAGAAGCAGAG ACTTAAACCAATCCAGAAGATGGAGGGTATGACCAACGGTGTGGCAGTAGGACAGCAGCAGGCAGCAGGCCTGTCTGACATCAGTGCCCAAGTCCAGCAGTACCAGCAGTTCTTGG ATGCCTCAAGGAGCCTGCCAGAATTCACTGAGCTGGATCTCCAGGGCAAGGTGCTACCTGAGGGGATTGGGCCCGAAGACATCAAGGCCTTCCAGGTCCTGTACCGGGAGCATTGTGAG GCCATTGTGGATGTCATGATTAACCTACAGTTTACGCTGGTAGAGACCCTGTGGAAGACTTTCTGGAGGTACAACCTCAATCAGCCCAGCGAGGCCACCCCCCTGGCTGT CCACGATGAAGCAGAGAAGCGGCTGCCCAAGAGCAGCCTGGTGCTCCTCTCCAAGTATGAGCCTGTGCTCAAGTGGACCAAGGACTGTGACAACCTGCTGTACCAGGGCCTGGTGGAGATCCTTATCCCCGATGTGCTGCGGCCCATCCCCA GTGCCTTGACACAAGCAATTCGGAATTTTGCCAAGAGCCTAGAGAGCTGGCTCACCAATGCCATGATGAACATCCCTGAAGAGATGGTTCGGGTGAAG GTGGCTGCAGCCAGTGCTTTTGCACAAACACTTCGGCGCTATACCTCCCTCAATCACCTGGCCCAGGCAGCCCGGGCCGTGCTTCAGAACACGGCCCAAATCAACCAGATGCTCAGCGACCTCAACCGCGTTGACTTTGCCAATGTGCAG GAGCAGGCCTCATGGGTATGCCGCTGTGAGGACCGTGTCGTGCAGCGCCTGGAGCAGGACTTCAAGGTGACGCTTCAGCAGCAGAACTCGCTGGAGCAGTGGGCAGGCTGGCTGGATGGCGTGGTGAGCCAAGTGCTCAAGCCCTATCAGGGCAGTGCCAGCTTTCCCAAGGCTGCCAAGCTCTTCCTTCTCAAGTGGTCTTTCTACAG CTCCATGGTCATCCGGGACCTGACCCTGCGCAGTGCGGCCAGCTTCGGCTCATTTCACCTGATCCGTCTCTTGTATGATGAGTACATGTACTACCTGATTGAGCACCGAGTGGCCCAGGCCAAGGGAGAGACCCCCATCGCTGTCATGGGCGAG TTTGCCAACCTGGCCAGTTCCCTGAACCCCCTGGATCCTGACAAAG atgaagaggaggaagaagaggaggagagtgaAGATGAACTGCCCCAAGAGATCTCTCTCAACTCCAGTGAGTCAACTGCCCTCAGCTCAGAGTCCCTGGAGCCTCCTGCCAAGCTGGCGAGGACTGAAGGACGGGGCATCTTCGtgcaggccctgccctcaagctAA